Proteins from a genomic interval of Chionomys nivalis chromosome 7, mChiNiv1.1, whole genome shotgun sequence:
- the Chd3 gene encoding chromodomain-helicase-DNA-binding protein 3 isoform X5, which yields MASPLRDEEEEEEEMVVSEEEEEEEEEGDEEEEEVEAADEDDEEEDEEGVLGRGPGHDRGRDRHSPPSCHLFPPPPPPPPPPPPPPPDKDDIRLLPSALGVKKRKRGPKKQKENKPGKPRKRKKLDSEEEFGSERDEYREKSESGGSEYGTGPGRKRRRKHREKKEKKTKRRKRGEGDGGQKQVEQKSSAALLLTWGLEDVEHVFSEEDYHTLTNYKAFSQFMRPLIAKKNPKIPMSKMMTILGAKWREFSANNPFKGSAAAVAAAAAAAAAVAEQVSAAVSPATPIAPSGPPPALPPPPAPEIQPPPIRRAKTKEGKGPGHKRRNKSPRVPDGRKKLRGKKMAPLKIKLGLLGGKRKKAGSYAFQSDEGPDPEAEESDLDSGSVHSASGRPDGPVRAKKLKRGRPGRKKKKVAGEEEVDGYETDHQDYCEVCQQGGEIILCDTCPRAYHLVCLDPELDRAPEGKWSCPHCEKEGVQWEAKEEEEEYEEEGEEGEKEEEDDHMEYCRVCKDGGELLCCDACISSYHIHCLNPPLPDIPNGEWLCPRCTCPVLKGRVQKILHWRWGEPPVAMPAPQQTDGGPDVPPPRPLQGRSEREFFVKWVGLSYWHCSWAKELQLEIFHLVMYRNYQRKNDMDEPPPLDYGSGEDDGKSDKRKVKDPHYAEMEEKYYRFGIKPEWMTVHRIINHSMDKKGNYHYLVKWKDLPYDQSTWEEDEMNIPEYEDHKQSYWRHRELIMGEDPAQPRKYKKKKKELQGDGPPSSPTNDPTVKYETQPRFITATGGTLHMYQLEGLNWLRFSWAQGTDTILADEMGLGKTIQTIVFLYSLYKEGHTKGPFLVSAPLSTIINWEREFQMWAPKFYVVTYTGDKDSRAIIRENEFSFEDNAIKGGKKAFKMKREAQVKFHVLLTSYELITIDQAALGSIRWACLVVDEAHRLKNNQSKFFRVLNGYKIDHKLLLTGTPLQNNLEELFHLLNFLTPERFNNLEGFLEEFADISKEDQIKKLHDLLGPHMLRRLKADVFKNMPAKTELIVRVELSPMQKKYYKYILTRNFEALNSRGGGNQVSLLNIMMDLKKCCNHPYLFPVAAMESPKLPSGAYEGGALIKSSGKLMLLQKMLRKLKEQGHRVLIFSQMTKMLDLLEDFLDYEGYKYERIDGGITGALRQEAIDRFNAPGAQQFCFLLSTRAGGLGINLATADTVIIFDSDWNPHNDIQAFSRAHRIGQANKVMIYRFVTRASVEERITQVAKRKMMLTHLVVRPGLGSKAGSMSKQELDDILKFGTEELFKDENEGENKEEDSSVIHYDNEAIARLLDRNQDATEDTDVQNMNEYLSSFKVAQYVVREEDKIEEIEREIIKQEENVDPDYWEKLLRHHYEQQQEDLARNLGKGKRVRKQVNYNDAAQEDQDNQSEYSVGSEEEDEDFDERPEGRRQSKRQLRNEKDKPLPPLLARVGGNIEVLGFNTRQRKAFLNAVMRWGMPPQDAFTTQWLVRDLRGKTEKEFKAYVSLFMRHLCEPGADGSETFADGVPREGLSRQQVLTRIGVMSLVKKKVQEFEHINGRWSVPELMPDPSADSKRSSRASSPTKTSPTTPEASTTNSPCTSKPATPAPSEKGDGIRTPLEKDDTENPEEKPEKNSRMGEKMETEVDSPSPAPSLGERLEPRKILLEDEAPGVTGEVEPEPGYRGDREKSASEPTPAERGEEKPLDVQEHRERPEGETGDLGKRAEDVRAERELRLGPPRDEPRSNGRREEKVEKPRFMFNIADGGFTELHTLWQNEERAAISSGKLNEIWHRRHDYWLLAGIVLHGYARWQDIQNDAQFAIINEPFKTEANKGNFLEMKNKFLARRFKLLEQALVIEEQLRRAAYLNLSQEPAHPAMALHARFAEAECLAESHQHLSKESLAGNKPANAVLHKGKGRGGPARGRAHNAASEPAGGVAERHEGGCDPPASHAVPNTPHRSPPSDVRAQHPQPAGQQGHRASPHTGLSPGSLRHSTGIRGSLQRRTRRGPGRRRRQLQPDACRVLHHSHHQRPSSAGEEREGNDGGAGVRWAGSEGAPSRGGDLYRRLTGSQACPSPRPRPRSRPTSQALGPAANPPPSPPLGPPLG from the exons ATGGCTTCCCCTCTGagggacgaggaggaggaggaggaggagatggtggtgtcggaggaggaagaagaggaggaagaagagggcgacgaggaggaggaggaggtggaggcggCCGACGAGGACGATGAGGAGGAGGACGAAGAGGGAGTACTCGGGCGCGGGCCGGGCCACGACCGGGGCCGCGACCGCCACAGCCCCCCCAGCTGCCACCTcttcccgccgccgccgccgccgccgccgccaccgccgccccCGCCGCCAG ATAAGGATGATATCCGGCTGCTGCCTTCAGCATTGGGTGTGAAGAAGAGAAAGCGAGGACccaaaaagcagaaggaaaacaagCCAGGCAAGCCCCGGAAACGCAAGAAGCTC GACAGTGAAGAGGAATTTGGCTCAGAGCGAGATGAGTACCGGGAGAAGTCAGAGAGTGGAGGCAGCGAATATGGAACTGGACCAGGTCGGAAACGAAGAAGGAAGCAccgagaaaaaaaagagaaaaagacaaagaggaggaaaaggggagaaggagatggGGGGCAAAAG CAGGTAGAACAGAAGTCATCAGCTGCGCTGCTTCTGACCTGGGGCTTGGAGGATGTGGAGCACGTGTTCTCCGAGGAGGACTACCACACGCTCACCAACTATAAAGCCTTCAGTCAGTTCATGAG GCCCCTAATTGCTAAGAAGAATCCCAAGATCCCAATGTCGAAGATGATGACCATCCTGGGGGCCAAGTGGAGAGAGTTCAGCGCCAATAACCCCTTCAAAGGGTCAGCAGCTGCtgtggcggcggcggcagcggcggcagcAGCTGTAGCCGAGCAGGTGTCAGCTGCTGTCTCCCCAGCCACTCCCATAGCACCATCTGGACCCCCTCCTGCCCTCCCACCACCCCCTGCTCCTGAAATCCAGCCCCCACCTATCAGAAGAGCCAAAACCAAAGAGGGCAAAG GTCCAGGCCACAAGAGGCGGAATAAGAGCCCCCGAGTACCTGATGGACGCAAGAAGCTTCGAGGGAAGAAGATGGCACCACTCAAAATCAAGCTGGGGCTGCTGGGTGgcaagaggaagaaggcaggctcG TATGCTTTCCAGAGCGATGAGGGCCCGGATCCAGAAGCTGAGGAGTCAGACTTGGACAGTGGTAGTGTCCATAGTGCCTCAGGCCGGCCTGATGGCCCTGTCCGTGCCAAGAAACTGAAGCGAGGCCggccaggaaggaagaagaagaagg TGGCCGGGGAGGAGGAGGTTGATGGCTACGAGACGGATCACCAGGATTACTGTGAGGTGTGCCAGCAGGGTGGGGAAATTATTCTGTGCGACACCTGCCCTCGTGCCTACCACCTCGTCTGCCTTGACCCTGAGCTTGACCGGGCTCCTGAGGGCAAATGGAGCTGTCCCCACTGT GAGAAAGAAGGGGTACAATGGGAggccaaggaggaggaggaagagtatgaagaggagggggaggaaggagagaaggaggaagaggacgaTCACATGGAGTATTGCCGAGTGTGCAAGGACGGTGGGGAGCTGCTGTGCTGCGACGCTTGCATCTCCTCCTACCACATCCACTGTCTGAATCCCCCACTGCCTGACATCCCCAACGGTGAATGGCTGTGCCCGCGATGTACA TGTCCTGTGCTAAAGGGCCGTGTTCAGAAGATCTTGCATTGGCGATGGGGGGAGCCACCTGTTGCAATGCCAGCACCCCAGCAAACAGACGGGGGTCCAGACGTCCCACCCCCTCGTCCTCTTCAAGGCAGATCAGAGCGAGAGTTCTTTGTCAAATGGGTGGGATTGTCCTACTGGCACTGCTCCTGGGCCAAGGAGCTTCAG CTGGAAATCTTCCACTTGGTAATGTATCGCAACTACCAACGGAAAAATGACATGGATGAGCCGCCACCCCTGGACTATGGCTCTGGTGAGGATGACGGGAAGAGTGACAAGCGCAAGGTGAAGGACCCTCACTATGCTGAGATGGAGGAGAAGTACTACCGGTTTGGCATCAAACCAGAGTGGATGACCGTCCACCGCATCATCAACCACAG TATGGATAAAAAGGGGAATTACCATTATCTTGTGAAATGGAAGGATTTGCCTTATGACCAGTCTACATGGGAGGAGGATGAGATGAACATCCCTGAATATGAAGACCATAAACAAAGCTACTGGAGACATCG TGAGCTAATTATGGGAGAGGACCCTGCACAGCCTCGAAAgtataagaagaagaagaaggagctgCAGGGAGACGGGCCTCCCAGCTCACCTACTAATGAT CCTACAGTGAAATATGAGACCCAGCCACGGTTCATCACAGCCACAGGAGGCACGCTACACATGTACCAGCTGGAGGGGCTGAACTGGCTGCGCTTCTCATGGGCCCAAGGCACTGACACCATTCTGGCTGATGAGATGGGCCTGGGCAAGACCATCCAAACCATCGTTTTTCTCTACTCACTCTATAAGGAG GGCCACACCAAAGGTCCCTTCCTGGTGAGTGCTCCACTCTCCACCATCATCAACTGGGAACGAGAGTTCCAAATGTGGGCACCCAAGTTCTATGTGGTCACATACACGGGTGATAAGGACAGCAGGGCCATTATTCGAGAAAATGAGTTCTCCTTTGAGGATAATGCCATAAAAGGCGGGAAGAAAGCTTTTAAGATGAAG AGAGAGGCTCAGGTGAAGTTCCATGTTCTCCTGACGTCATACGAGCTGATCACCATCGATCAGGCAGCACTTGGCTCCATCCGCTGGGCCTGTCTTGTAGTGGATGAAGCTCATCGACTCAAGAACAACCAGTCCAAG TTTTTCAGGGTCCTCAATGGCTATAAGATAGATCATAAGCTATTGCTGACGGGGACCCCGCTCCAGAATAACCTGGAGGAGCTCTTCCACCTTTTGAACTTCCTCACTCCCGAGAGGTTTAA TAACTtggagggcttcctggaggagttCGCTGACATATCCAAAGAGGACCAGATTAAGAAATTACATGATTTACTGGGGCCACACATGCTGCGGAGACTCAAGGCAGATGTCTTTAAGAACATGCCGGCCAAGACGGAGCTCATTGTCCGAGTGGAGCTCAGCCCCATGCAGAA GAAATACTACAAGTACATCCTAACTCGAAATTTCGAGGCCTTGAATTCACGAGGCGGCGGGAACCAGGTGTCCCTGCTTAACATCATGATGGACCTTAAGAAGTGCTGCAACCACCCGTACCTCTTCCCTGTGGCTGCCATG GAGTCTCCAAAACTGCCCAGCGGGGCTTATGAGGGCGGGGCACTCATTAAGTCATCAGGGAAGCTTATGCTGCTGCAGAAGATGCTGAGAAAGCTGAAGGAGCAAGGACACAGAGTGCTCATCTTCTCACAG ATGACCAAGATGTTAGACCTTCTGGAGGACTTCCTAGACTATGAAGGCTACAAGTACGAACGCATCGATGGTGGCATCACTGGCGCTCTTAGGCAGGAGGCCATTGATCGGTTTAATG CTCCTGGTGCCCAACAATTCTGCTTCCTCCTGTCCACCCGAGCTGGGGGCCTGGGCATCAACTTGGCCACAGCTGACACTGTCATCATCTTCGATTCTGATTGGAACCCCCATAATGACATCCAG GCCTTCAGCAGAGCCCATCGGATTGGCCAGGCCAACAAGGTGATGATTTACCGTTTTGTGACCCGAGCATCTGTGGAAGAACGGATCACACAGGTGGCGAAGAGGAAAATGATGCTGACACATCTGGTGGTGAGGCCAGGCCTGGGCTCCAAGGCCGGCTCCATGTCTAAGCAGGAGCTGGATGACATCCTCAAATTTGGCACTGAGGAGCTATTCAAGGACGAAAATGAGG GAGAGAATAAGGAGGAAGATAGCAGTGTGATCCACTATGACAACGAAGCCATCGCTCGACTGCTGGACCGGAACCAGGATGCAACTGAGGATACTGACGTGCAGAACATGAATGAGTATCTCAGCTCCTTCAAGGTGGCACAGTATGTTGTGCGTGAAGAAGACAAG ATTGAGGAGATCGAGCGAGAGATCATCAAGCAGGAGGAGAATGTGGATCCCGACTACTGGGAGAAGCTGCTGAGGCATCACTATGAGCAGCAGCAAGAAGACCTTGCCCGAAACCTAGGCAAGGGCAAACGGGTTCGAAAGCAGGTTAACTACAATGATGCCGCTCAGGAGGATCAAG ATAACCAGTCAGAATACTCAGTGGGGtcggaggaggaggatgaggactTCGACGAGCGTCCTGAAG GGCGTCGACAGTCAAAGAGGCAGCTCCGAAATGAAAAGGACAAGCCGCTGCCTCCCTTGCTGGCTCGAGTTGGGGGGAACATTGAG GTACTGGGATTCAATACCCGACAGCGGAAGGCGTTCCTTAACGCTGTGATGCGCTGGGGGATGCCGCCACAGGACGCTTTCACCACACAGTGGCTAGTGCGGGACCTGAGGGGCAAGACCGAGAAAGAGTTTAA GGCCTATGTGTCTTTGTTCATGCGCCATCTCTGTGAACCTGGAGCAGACGGCTCAGAAACCTTTGCCGATGGGGTCCCTCGGGAGGGGCTGAGCCGCCAGCAGGTGTTGACCCGCATTGGAGTCATGTCTCTCGTGAAGAAGAAG GTGCAAGAGTTTGAGCACATCAATGGACGCTGGTCAGTGCCGGAGCTCATGCCCGACCCCAGTGCTGACTCCAAGCGCTCTTCCAGGGCTTCCTCCCCAACCAAAACATCTCCCACCACCCCCGAGGCGTCTACAACCAACAGTCCTTGCACCTCTAAACCTG CTACTCCCGCTCCGAGTGAGAAAGGAGATGGGATACGGACACCTCTGGAGAAGGATGACACTGAAAACCCAGAAGAGAAGCCAGAGAAGAATAGCAGGATGGGGgaaaagatggagacagag GTTGAttctcccagcccagccccaTCACTTGGAGAACGGCTAGAACCAAGGAAGATTCTCTTAGAGGATGAAGCACCAGGGGTGACTGGAGAGGTGGAGCCTGAACCTGGGTAccgaggagacagagagaagtccG CCTCAGAGCCAACACCAGcagaaaggggggaggagaaaCCGTTGGATGTACAGGAACACAGGGAGAGGCCGGAGGGGGAAACAGGGGATTTGGGCAAGAGAG CAGAGGATGTCAGAGCTGAGCGGGAGCTCCGACTTGGGCCTCCTCGAGATGAGCCACGGTCCAATGGGCGCCGTGAGGAGAAAGTGGAGAAGCCGAGGTTCATGTTCAATATTGCCGATGGTGGTTTTACAG AGCTTCACACACTGTGGCAGAATGAAGAGAGGGCAGCTATTTCCTCGGGGAAGCTCAACGAAATCTGGCACCGAAGACATGACTATTGGCTCCTGGCTGGGATCGTCCT TCATGGCTATGCCCGGTGGCAAGACATCCAGAACGATGCTCAGTTCGCCATTATCAATGAACCATTCAAAACTGAAGCCAATAAGGGGAACTTCCTGGAGATGAAAAATAAATTCCTGGCCCGGAGGTTCAAG CTCCTGGAGCAGGCGCTGGTGATTGAGGAGCAGCTGCGGCGGGCGGCCTACCTGAACCTGTCACAGGAGCCAGCGCACCCCGCCATGGCCCTCCACGCCCGCTTTGCCGAGGCCGAGTGCCTAGCCGAGAGCCACCAGCACCTCTCCAAGGAGTCGCTGGCAGGGAACAAGCCAGCCAACGCCGTCCTGCACAAGGGTAAGGGCCGCGGTGGCCCCGCGCGGGGGAGGGCCCACAACGCTGC